In Balearica regulorum gibbericeps isolate bBalReg1 chromosome 27, bBalReg1.pri, whole genome shotgun sequence, the genomic stretch cggctcctgcctgctgctgcctgcgaGGAGAGCGGGTGGCTGTGGGTGCAGTTTGTGGGTGGGGTGGTGGGCAGCTCGTGCCTCAgcacccccttttttttttttttttttggggggggggtgggggtgtcccGGTTGTGCCGGGGGCGGTTCCCGCCCCCGGCACAACCgggacacccccacccccccccaaaataggGTGCACAGGCTGCGGGGAGATACTGGCACCCACGCGGGACCCCCGTGGGAAACGTGGGTGCAAAAcccaagggggggggggggggcttgctGTTTTGCGACTGGTGACGGGGGAGCATTCTTGTTTGGGGAGGGCaagtaccaaaaaaaacccaaaaaacctcatTGCCCCCCCCCGTCCCCTTAGTGCGTGGGGTGCCCACGCATGCTTCCCCCCCTGTGAGGCTGCAGCCTGACTGGGTGTCCCCCACCAACAccccgggctgcaggggactCTAGGGGGGGTGGCTGCAGCCTAGACAGCCTGGGGGGGGTTTCAAATGAAGGGGTGACCGGTCCCCCCCACGCCAGTGTGTGTCGTGtcgtgtcgtgtccccccccttGCACCGCCCACTGTTCCCCGTACCAAGAACCGGGCACTGCCCGCCACAAAGATGGCGCCACCACCTTCCACATGGGGCCGGGCAGTGCCAAACACAAAGATGGCGGCTCATTGGTGGACTCAGCTTAACCTTAATAAAGATGGCGGCAGCGGCGTCTTTCCGGGAAAGTTGGGTCGCACTGTACGCATGCGCAGTGAGGCTGCGAGCTGGTGATTGCCCAGGCAGGGTAAGGGGCGGCGTGGCAGTGgcgtggggacacgggggggctcgggggggggggggatgcgagtgggtcctggggggggggggggtgtgcacgGCGGGGGGCTGAGCACTCTGGGGTGAGGGGTACGAATGGGCCCTCTTTGGGACTGTGCGTGGGACTGAtctccctggggaggggggtgcaggTGGGTCCGGGGGTGCGTGGCGGGGGCTGAGCCCCCTGGGGAAAGGGGTGCGAGTGGGTCCTGGGGGTGCATGAGGGTCGGCAGAGCCCCCTGGGGAGAGGGGTGCGAGTGGGCCCTGTTTGGGAGTGCAGGGGGAGCTGAGCTCCCCAGGGAGGGGTGTGAATGAGCCCAGTttgggggtgcggggggggggggtgcagagcCGGGCGTCCCTGAttgtccccccacccccaccccacgcAGGGCCAGGCCGAGGATGGCGGAGGGGGGCTCGGGCGACACCAGCTCGCCGGGCAACCTGCggccggggctccccggggcaCGGGGGCTGCTCGGAaggcgccccgccgccccccccctcagccccgGGCGCCTGCCCTCCATCCGCTCCCGAGACCTCACCCTGGGAGGCGTGAAGAAGGTGAGTACCccggggggggacgacacacacGCACGTGACGCGACACACGACTCCCCAAAACCAACCTTTGTGGGGTGACCCCGTGTCCTGCCCCACCGCTTGGGGTATGGGTGCCTGGGGGGGTgtgaaggggaggggggggggcccaGGAGCGGCAGCCTGGGGGGTTCTGGGGTGCGAGGGGGGAGCTGGTCCGTGTGGGGCGCAGCCGGGTCCCCAGCCgccccctccagccccgcaGCCGGTTTGGTTTCTGTTGCTTATCTCGGCTCGTGCAGTGACTTGTCCCTCTGCTCTCGTTTGCAGAAAACCTTCACCCCCAACATAATTAGCAGGAAGATTAAGGAAGAGTAAGTGGCCTCGTAAGCGTTTCCGTGGGGTGCGGAGGCGGTTTTGCCGGCGGGTACCTGCACGGCGGGGTCTCGGTGGGCAAAACGTGCCCCGAGAGGGGAACCcgctgccggggagggggggtggcaggggacggggtgggggTGACAGGCCACCTCCCCGCTCCCAGGCCCAGGGAGGATGTCTCCGtcaagaaggagaagaaggagcgGGACCGGGACCGGCAGCGCGACGGGCatggccggggccggggccggcctGAGGTTATCCAGTCCCACTCCATCTTCGAGCAGGGCCCTGCTGAAATGATGAAGAAGAAAGGTAACGAGAGCtgcccccccacaccccccccccccttcctggGGGGTTTTCAGGGACATCCTGCCCGACTCGGGGCTCACCGCGGGGCcgctcccctctcccagcaggcTCCTGGGACAAGACGGTGGACATGTCCGACTTCGGTCCTTCCCACATCATCAACATCaagaaggagaagagggagacGGACGAGGAGACGAAGCAGATCCTGCGGATGCTGCAGAAGGACGATGTGAGTGGgacccggggagggggggtggctCTGGTACCACCGGGCTGACACTGAgcgtgtgtgtcccccctgCTCCCGTCCCCGCAGTTCCTCGACGACCCGGGGCTGAAGAACGACATCCGTAACAAGCCGGTGCAGCTGCCGCTGGCCCACTCGGGATGGCTCTTCAAGGAGGAGGCATCGACGGAGCAGGAGGAcgcccagccctggctgcacgGCCCCAAGGAGGAGAAGATGGAGCTGGACCCACCGGCGGTGAAAGGTGcgctggggtgggcaggggctgggggggggggtttcctccttccccatgcCCACCCGCCACCTCTCACCCCCCGGTGCCAGTGAAAGAAGAACCGTGCGATGAGGACCCCCCACCCAAACCGATGCAAACCAAAGGCCCCCCCGGTTTCCCCCGTGATGTTTCGGTGTCCGAGCTGCTGCAGCGGCTGAGCCTGTCGAGCGAGGAGGAGCTGCTGTTCCTACAGCTGCCCGACACGCTGCCCGGCCAGCCGCCCACCCAGGACACCAAACCCGTCAAGACGGAGCTGCAAAACGAGGAAGGGcaagtggtggtggtgaagcAGGAAAAGAGCCAGGTAGGGGcttggggagaggggggggcgggcagcagggtgggatgggggacagcGTGGtgacgtgtgtgtgtgtccccccccccccgtgtccctcGCAGGAGGCGAGGCAGGCAGAGAATACCTGCACCCTGGCCGACCTCCCCGAGGGGCAGGTGGGGAAACTGCTCATCCGCAAATCGGGGAAGGtgcagctggtgctgggcaAGGTGACCCTGGACGTGACCATGGGGACCCCCTGCTCCTTTCTGCAGGTACGGGGGCTGAggtgggggggagctggggccCTGATCTGCGGGGTTGCACCTCAAAATAACCCCTTGGGGGTcctgggaggaggagcaggatggTGCTGGCCCTTAGGTGATGGGGCTGGCAGCCCGTCCCTGTGGCAATGGGGGGGGAAGgatcctgctcccctccccggggTGGGGGTAGTAGGGGGGCACatctcctccaggctcagccCCTCTCCCACCATGGCTGAAGGGTTTCCCGTGGGAGTGGGCTGCTCACGGGTGTTTCTCCCCGCTGTAAAAGGAGCTGGTGTCCGTCGGCATCGGGGACAACCGGACGGGTGAGATGATCGTCCTGGGCCACGTGAAGCACAAGCTGGTGTGTTCCCCGGACTTTGAGGCTCTGCTGGAGCACCGGCACCGGTAGCccggggggagctgggggtACCCAGCCCCATGCCCACAGCCCGTGGGGACGGTCCCTGCGCAGCTCGGGGACCCTGCAGCGCTCAGCCCCTCCAGCCTTGCCTTGGCAACACGGGGAGGTGTCTTCTGCAGGTGTGGGCGCAGGACCAGCTCCTACCTCCTTCACGGCACTGCGGGGCGGcagcaccggggctgggggctccggCTCTGTCCCCCagacctgctgccagccctgtgcagagcaggcagggtcCGTGGCTGCCTACATTTTCTAGAGGTGCGGGACTGcggtgtcgtgtcccccccggCTCAGCAGCAGCCGTGCGCGCAGGGGAGAGCAGGACACGTGCCTGGGGGGAGAAATGTGgaataaaagccttttttttttttccccccacgtTGGGCTGCTCCATCTCGTCCTGTCTCCCCGTTCTCCCCTGCGATGCCACCGCCCCGTGCCCCACTGCCCCACCGGTTGCCACCAGCCTGGCAAGCCCCGTCCCGTGGCCGCGGTGTGCCACGCTCAGCGTGGGGCTGCGTCCttgggggccgggggggggccaCAACCGGCAGAACCATCACCtctctgccccccctccccgggcggtgctggggggggctgagcaccccggggggctgggcaggggcaggcagctgggagcaggtCCCTGCTGTGGCCTGAGGAAGCAGCATGGAggtggcagggtggggggggggggggatgggggacCCCCCTCCCGTCCAGGGGACACCCCCACTATCTGACATTCCCCCTTCCCATCCAGAGACACCCCCCCTTCCCATccagagacaccccccccccccatcaagGGGACCACCCCCAtctgacaccccccccaccctgtccAGGGGACCCCTCCCCATCTgacacacccccctcccctccaggGGACCCCTC encodes the following:
- the POLR3D gene encoding DNA-directed RNA polymerase III subunit RPC4 isoform X2 — translated: MAEGGSGDTSSPGNLRPGLPGARGLLGRRPAAPPLSPGRLPSIRSRDLTLGGVKKKTFTPNIISRKIKEEPREDVSVKKEKKERDRDRQRDGHGRGRGRPEVIQSHSIFEQGPAEMMKKKGSWDKTVDMSDFGPSHIINIKKEKRETDEETKQILRMLQKDDFLDDPGLKNDIRNKPVQLPLAHSGWLFKEEASTEQEDAQPWLHGPKEEKMELDPPAVKVKEEPCDEDPPPKPMQTKGPPGFPRDVSVSELLQRLSLSSEEELLFLQLPDTLPGQPPTQDTKPVKTELQNEEGQVVVVKQEKSQEARQAENTCTLADLPEGQVGKLLIRKSGKVQLVLGKVTLDVTMGTPCSFLQELVSVGIGDNRTGEMIVLGHVKHKLVCSPDFEALLEHRHR
- the POLR3D gene encoding DNA-directed RNA polymerase III subunit RPC4 isoform X1; this translates as MAEGGSGDTSSPGNLRPGLPGARGLLGRRPAAPPLSPGRLPSIRSRDLTLGGVKKKTFTPNIISRKIKEEPREDVSVKKEKKERDRDRQRDGHGRGRGRPEVIQSHSIFEQGPAEMMKKKAGSWDKTVDMSDFGPSHIINIKKEKRETDEETKQILRMLQKDDFLDDPGLKNDIRNKPVQLPLAHSGWLFKEEASTEQEDAQPWLHGPKEEKMELDPPAVKVKEEPCDEDPPPKPMQTKGPPGFPRDVSVSELLQRLSLSSEEELLFLQLPDTLPGQPPTQDTKPVKTELQNEEGQVVVVKQEKSQEARQAENTCTLADLPEGQVGKLLIRKSGKVQLVLGKVTLDVTMGTPCSFLQELVSVGIGDNRTGEMIVLGHVKHKLVCSPDFEALLEHRHR